A window of the Citrus sinensis cultivar Valencia sweet orange chromosome 9, DVS_A1.0, whole genome shotgun sequence genome harbors these coding sequences:
- the LOC107178719 gene encoding uncharacterized protein LOC107178719 codes for MSISSFIYCVESLVYGHKYPQWETCFEKLALDPKPIGDCYTSGYGTQDYEIFIGYICMAYEGNLVPKACGNLVLIPNRYGVKQEPVFPAIHNKEITTLPTRIKSAITMWIRKISMVASL; via the exons ATGAGCATTTCTAGTTTTATCTACTGCGTTGAGAGTTTAGTGTACGGTCATAAGTATCCTCAGTGGGAAACATGCTTTGAGAAATTGGCATTGGATCCGAAACCAATTGGTGATTGCTATACCAGTGGCTATGGAACTCAG GACTACGAAATCTTTATAGGCTATATCTGCATGGCTTACGAAGGCAATCTCGTGCCTAAGGCATGCGGCAACCTAGTCCTTATCCCCAACCGCTATGGGGTCAAACAAGAGCCTGTCTTTCCAGCTATCCATAATAAGGAGATAACAACATTACCCACAAGAATTAAATCAGCCATAACAATGTGGATACGCAAGATCAGCATGGTAGCTTCGTTGTAG